The following coding sequences are from one Paenibacillus sp. JDR-2 window:
- a CDS encoding Ger(x)C family spore germination protein translates to MNACKRIGLAFTALLLVASLLTGCWNRRELNAISVVLAMGIDWVDEQYQLTVQVSDPSQMSMNRSGERSPAIIFSERAPTIFEALRKITTKASRRMYLSHMRIVIINEKIAERGIRNPLDFLFRDHEVRPDFFMAVAKGCDAQDILAFVTPMEVLPAIDLYKSLKVSESAWAPTSAVNVVDMMQKVTKDGIEPVLTGITLIGNRNKGMKMDNVKQPKAYAEYKYTGIGVLLDDRIVGWLGESDSKGYSYVTNNVRSTVGHVRCPSGKDNFVIEIYKSHAEIIPSIKDGKPHVKIEMKSDANIGEYHCEEDLGDEKAFSQLQRGAREEQKITLEHSIRHVQQKYGSDIYGFGEAFHRKYPKQWSKWKKQWPEIFKNDLQVEVVIKSELHKTGKIVNTIHKQP, encoded by the coding sequence ATGAACGCTTGCAAAAGGATAGGACTGGCTTTTACCGCTTTATTACTGGTGGCTTCGCTCCTGACGGGATGCTGGAACCGGCGAGAGCTGAACGCGATATCCGTTGTGCTGGCTATGGGAATAGATTGGGTAGACGAACAGTATCAATTGACCGTTCAAGTATCAGACCCGTCCCAGATGTCGATGAATCGTTCAGGCGAGCGATCTCCTGCCATTATTTTCTCGGAACGCGCGCCAACAATTTTTGAAGCGCTGCGCAAAATTACGACCAAGGCTTCGCGAAGGATGTATTTATCCCATATGCGGATCGTCATTATTAATGAAAAGATTGCGGAGCGCGGGATTCGGAATCCTCTTGATTTTCTATTCCGGGATCACGAGGTCCGTCCGGACTTTTTCATGGCCGTTGCGAAAGGCTGCGACGCCCAAGACATTCTAGCGTTCGTTACGCCAATGGAAGTGCTGCCAGCCATCGATTTATACAAATCGCTTAAAGTATCAGAGAGTGCCTGGGCGCCTACTTCCGCGGTCAATGTGGTTGATATGATGCAGAAGGTAACGAAGGATGGAATCGAACCGGTTCTAACGGGAATTACGCTTATCGGCAACAGAAACAAAGGGATGAAGATGGATAATGTGAAGCAGCCCAAAGCATATGCCGAATACAAATATACGGGAATCGGCGTGCTTCTGGATGACCGTATTGTGGGATGGTTGGGCGAATCGGACAGCAAAGGCTACAGTTATGTGACTAACAATGTACGCAGTACAGTTGGCCATGTGAGATGCCCCAGCGGCAAGGATAATTTTGTCATTGAGATCTATAAATCGCATGCCGAGATTATTCCTTCCATAAAAGACGGCAAACCGCACGTGAAAATAGAAATGAAAAGCGATGCCAACATCGGCGAATATCATTGCGAAGAAGATCTTGGCGATGAGAAGGCATTCAGCCAATTGCAGCGGGGAGCCAGGGAAGAACAAAAGATTACGCTTGAGCACAGCATCCGTCATGTGCAGCAGAAATACGGCTCGGATATTTACGGCTTTGGGGAAGCCTTTCACCGGAAATACCCGAAACAATGGAGCAAATGGAAGAAGCAATGGCCTGAGATATTCAAAAATGATCTGCAGGTGGAAGTTGTTATCAAAAGCGAGCTGCACAAAACAGGAAAGATCGTGAACACGATTCACAAGCAGCCGTAA